In one Zobellia galactanivorans genomic region, the following are encoded:
- a CDS encoding aldose 1-epimerase family protein, with amino-acid sequence MSALDFIHNGKDKIGNTAQIGGIETSVLDNGLGRGSRIAWINTGTGLRYKLVIDRGMDIADAFYKEHSLAWLSHTGVVPPERFSDKGMGWIRNFGGGLLTTCGLSHVGGPEEDGYGARGLHGLISNTPAEIISIVQPDPAAGKMEMSITGIIRETQVFGPSLELKRTISGQLGEAKISIHDEVINRGNQKVPHMILYHVNFGWPLIDEGTDLLWKGDWQSPTPDAEGKIFKDGINFRKCPAPMEAHSGTGEDVAFIDVESDASGNANCGIYNKKLGLAVALRFPKEQLPWLINWQHWGKNEYVTALEPATNPPIGQKRAREEGSLIFLSPNESRSYTLELEVLAPEKIESFITSFL; translated from the coding sequence TGTCAGCTCTCGATTTTATACATAACGGCAAGGATAAAATAGGCAATACCGCCCAAATTGGAGGTATTGAAACCTCTGTGCTCGATAATGGATTGGGACGTGGTAGCCGTATTGCATGGATCAATACGGGAACCGGACTTCGGTACAAGCTCGTAATTGACCGCGGAATGGACATTGCCGATGCCTTTTACAAAGAGCATAGCTTGGCTTGGCTAAGCCATACCGGCGTTGTTCCGCCCGAGCGTTTTTCCGATAAGGGAATGGGGTGGATCCGCAATTTTGGAGGGGGACTTCTAACTACATGCGGATTATCGCATGTGGGCGGACCGGAGGAAGATGGGTATGGGGCTAGGGGACTGCACGGCCTGATCAGTAATACGCCTGCCGAGATTATATCGATCGTCCAACCCGATCCGGCTGCCGGAAAAATGGAAATGAGCATTACCGGTATAATTAGAGAAACCCAAGTATTTGGTCCGTCATTGGAGTTGAAACGAACCATTTCGGGCCAATTGGGCGAAGCAAAGATCAGTATTCACGATGAGGTCATAAACCGCGGGAACCAAAAAGTGCCACATATGATTTTGTACCATGTGAATTTTGGTTGGCCCCTGATAGACGAAGGAACGGATTTGTTATGGAAGGGAGATTGGCAATCGCCTACCCCTGATGCTGAAGGAAAAATATTTAAAGACGGAATAAACTTCCGCAAATGCCCGGCTCCCATGGAAGCACATTCGGGTACGGGGGAAGACGTGGCCTTTATCGATGTAGAATCCGATGCTTCCGGAAATGCCAATTGTGGTATCTATAACAAAAAGTTAGGTTTGGCCGTGGCACTTCGCTTTCCTAAAGAACAACTGCCCTGGTTGATCAATTGGCAGCACTGGGGAAAGAACGAATACGTGACCGCTCTGGAACCGGCTACAAATCCGCCCATAGGCCAGAAAAGGGCTAGGGAAGAAGGGAGCCTGATTTTTTTATCGCCGAATGAAAGCAGGAGCTATACACTGGAATTGGAAGTGCTGGCGCCCGAAAAAATAGAATCATTTATAACATCCTTTTTATAA